From a single Pyxidicoccus xibeiensis genomic region:
- a CDS encoding phosphoribosyltransferase — protein sequence MRGPEFLDRYEGGRELAELLRPYAHRPDTLVLGLPRGGVPVALVVAQELGAPLDVFLVRKLGTPGHEELAMGAIASGGVRVINREVVEQLEIPQEAINATAEREARELRRREQRYRDGRPPPDVSGRTVILVDDGLATGTTMRAAVAALRRLEPARIVVAVPVGATESCEVLAAEADEVICARMPEPFYAVGLWYRDFAQTTDEEVRELLSHAAMERGASLEQPSAP from the coding sequence ATGCGAGGGCCCGAGTTCCTGGACCGTTATGAAGGAGGCCGCGAGCTGGCGGAGCTGCTGCGGCCGTATGCGCACCGGCCGGACACGCTGGTGCTCGGCCTGCCGAGAGGCGGCGTGCCGGTGGCGCTCGTCGTGGCGCAGGAGCTGGGGGCGCCACTCGACGTGTTCCTGGTGCGGAAGCTGGGGACGCCCGGACACGAGGAGCTGGCGATGGGCGCCATCGCGTCCGGTGGAGTGCGGGTCATCAACCGGGAGGTGGTGGAGCAGCTCGAGATTCCCCAGGAGGCCATCAACGCCACGGCGGAGCGCGAGGCGCGGGAGCTGCGGCGGCGCGAGCAGCGCTACCGGGACGGGCGGCCGCCGCCCGACGTGAGCGGGCGCACGGTCATCCTCGTGGATGACGGGCTGGCCACGGGGACGACGATGCGCGCCGCGGTGGCCGCGCTGCGCCGGCTCGAGCCCGCGCGCATCGTGGTGGCGGTGCCGGTGGGGGCCACCGAGTCCTGCGAGGTCCTCGCGGCCGAGGCGGATGAGGTCATCTGCGCCCGCATGCCCGAGCCCTTCTACGCCGTGGGCCTCTGGTACCGCGACTTCGCGCAGACCACGGATGAAGAGGTGCGTGAGCTGCTGAGCCACGCGGCCATGGAGCGCGGTGCGAGCCTGGAGCAGCCTTCCGCGCCCTGA
- a CDS encoding sensor histidine kinase codes for MARTTRDEDSIARDREQLRLAVEATGLGTWDYDPETGALTFDERALALFGVPPDTRMGMEDFLSRVHPEDRMKTQAAIRQALRPEGSGHFSLEHRIPTPLGVRWLAANGRAFFDREGRPVRFLGTLVDVTERVHSRGDIEHAQLQRARLLESMSDGFYAVDAQWRLTDVNAQAERMLGQRREELVGRTLWEAFPGYQGSELEQHYRDAASRRCAESFETLYTPWNRWFDVRAHPNEDGGLSVFFHDITRRKREQEEREQLMREHERALEVMEHGEAMFVLDKDFRFVMVNENQERLSRTRREDTLGRVFWDVFPATAHPGSKYWVEYHRVAEQRVPSRFDEYYAPLDLWTSTSVYPTREGGIAAFFRDVTEEKHTEQFRERLLGIVGHDLRNPLGNITLTTQLLLRREAVPDVVLTGVRRIATSADRMTRMIDDLLDFTRASMGGGIPLDRRPTDLCWLVQETVAEFELTHPGRVVLACARGAHTGAWDPGRLAQVVSNLVGNALVHGDEDSPVRVELRADGPDVELSVHNDGPPVPAELLPRIFDPFKQAGRDAGRRGLGLGLYIVQHLVRAHGGSITASSSAEEGTRFIVRLPLATTRELDASAHAG; via the coding sequence GTGGCGCGAACGACCCGGGACGAGGACAGCATCGCCCGCGACCGGGAGCAGCTGCGGCTCGCGGTGGAGGCGACCGGCCTGGGGACCTGGGACTATGACCCGGAGACGGGCGCGCTGACCTTCGACGAGCGGGCCCTGGCCCTCTTCGGGGTGCCGCCGGACACGCGGATGGGCATGGAGGACTTCCTGTCCCGCGTCCACCCCGAGGACCGGATGAAGACCCAGGCGGCGATACGGCAGGCCCTGCGGCCGGAGGGCAGCGGGCACTTCTCCCTGGAGCACCGCATCCCCACGCCCCTGGGCGTGCGCTGGCTTGCCGCCAACGGGCGGGCCTTCTTCGACCGAGAGGGCCGCCCGGTGCGCTTCCTGGGCACGCTGGTCGACGTCACCGAGCGGGTACACAGCCGCGGCGACATCGAGCATGCCCAGCTCCAGCGGGCGCGGCTGCTGGAGAGCATGTCCGACGGCTTCTATGCGGTGGACGCGCAGTGGCGCCTCACCGACGTGAATGCGCAGGCGGAGCGGATGCTCGGCCAGCGGCGCGAGGAGCTGGTGGGCCGCACCCTGTGGGAGGCGTTCCCCGGGTACCAGGGCTCCGAGCTGGAGCAGCACTACCGCGACGCCGCCAGCCGGCGGTGCGCGGAGTCCTTCGAGACGCTCTACACCCCGTGGAACCGCTGGTTCGACGTGCGCGCCCATCCGAACGAGGACGGCGGCCTGTCCGTCTTCTTCCATGACATCACCCGGCGCAAGCGGGAGCAGGAGGAGCGCGAGCAGCTGATGCGCGAGCACGAGCGGGCCCTCGAGGTCATGGAGCATGGGGAGGCCATGTTCGTGCTCGACAAGGACTTCCGCTTCGTCATGGTGAACGAGAACCAGGAGCGCCTGTCGCGCACGCGGCGCGAGGACACGCTGGGGCGCGTCTTCTGGGACGTGTTCCCGGCCACCGCGCATCCCGGGTCGAAGTACTGGGTGGAGTACCACCGCGTGGCGGAGCAGCGGGTGCCCAGCCGGTTCGACGAGTACTACGCGCCGCTGGACCTGTGGACGAGCACGAGCGTCTACCCCACGCGGGAGGGCGGCATCGCCGCGTTCTTCCGGGACGTCACCGAGGAGAAGCACACGGAGCAGTTCCGCGAGCGGCTGCTGGGCATCGTCGGGCACGACCTGCGCAACCCGCTCGGCAACATCACGCTCACCACCCAGCTGCTCCTGCGGCGAGAGGCGGTGCCAGACGTGGTGCTGACGGGCGTGCGGCGCATCGCCACCAGCGCGGACCGCATGACGCGGATGATTGACGACCTGCTCGACTTCACGCGCGCCTCCATGGGCGGAGGCATTCCCCTGGACCGGCGGCCGACGGACCTGTGCTGGCTGGTGCAGGAGACGGTGGCGGAGTTCGAGCTGACGCACCCGGGGCGCGTGGTGCTGGCCTGCGCGCGCGGGGCCCACACGGGTGCGTGGGACCCGGGCCGGCTGGCCCAGGTGGTGTCCAACCTCGTGGGCAACGCGCTCGTACACGGGGACGAGGACTCCCCGGTGCGGGTGGAGCTCCGGGCGGACGGCCCGGACGTGGAGCTGTCGGTGCACAACGACGGGCCCCCGGTGCCAGCGGAGCTGCTGCCCCGCATCTTCGACCCGTTCAAGCAGGCAGGGCGTGACGCCGGACGCCGGGGGCTGGGGCTGGGGCTCTACATCGTCCAGCACCTCGTCCGGGCCCACGGCGGGAGCATCACCGCCAGCTCCTCCGCCGAGGAAGGCACCCGCTTCATCGTGCGCCTTCCCCTCGCCACCACGCGGGAGCTCGACGCCTCCGCCCACGCGGGGTGA
- a CDS encoding sigma-54-dependent transcriptional regulator — protein MTRTRILLVEDEPGIRLGMRGFLTAHGFDVDEATTLVEAQEAFRTTRPDVAVVDYRLTDGTALELLPRLKDIDASVPLVVLTGHGSIELAVQAIKVGAEQFLTKPVELAVLKVVLERLVAQRRERQRQRAERSGTGHATVNPFLGTSAAIRTLQAQAERVVHSDSPVLITGETGSGKSVLARWLHEGGPRADAPFVDMNCAALSRELLDSELFGHEKGAFTGAVAAKQGLLEVADQGTLFLDEIGDMDVAVQPKLLKVLEEQRFRRLGDVKDRRVDVRLIAATHQDLGAAAREKRFRSDLYFRISTLILHVPALRERPEDIPVVAQHFLGELGKARGRGAVGLLPDAETALVRYPWPGNIRELRNVLERAVLLSGGGPLSRSDLRFEAPSDEASADEDLTLEELERRHIERVLRRENGHVERAAARLGIPRSSLYERLKRLGINRSGFQKSDP, from the coding sequence ATGACGCGCACCCGCATCCTCCTCGTGGAAGACGAGCCCGGCATCCGGCTGGGCATGAGGGGCTTCCTCACCGCGCACGGGTTCGACGTGGACGAGGCCACCACGCTCGTCGAGGCGCAGGAGGCCTTCCGCACCACCCGCCCCGACGTGGCCGTGGTGGACTACCGCCTCACCGACGGCACCGCGCTGGAGCTGCTGCCCCGCCTCAAGGACATCGACGCGTCGGTGCCGCTGGTGGTGCTCACCGGCCATGGCTCCATCGAGCTGGCGGTGCAGGCCATCAAGGTGGGCGCGGAGCAGTTCCTCACCAAGCCCGTGGAGCTGGCCGTCCTCAAGGTGGTGCTGGAGCGGCTGGTGGCGCAGCGGCGCGAGCGGCAGCGCCAGCGCGCGGAGCGCTCGGGCACGGGGCACGCCACGGTGAACCCCTTCCTGGGCACCAGCGCCGCCATCCGCACCCTCCAGGCCCAGGCCGAGCGCGTGGTGCACAGCGACAGCCCGGTGCTCATCACCGGCGAGACGGGCAGCGGCAAGAGCGTGCTCGCGCGCTGGCTCCACGAAGGAGGCCCGCGCGCGGACGCGCCCTTCGTGGACATGAACTGCGCGGCGCTGTCGCGCGAGCTGCTGGACTCGGAGCTGTTCGGCCACGAGAAGGGCGCCTTCACCGGCGCCGTCGCCGCCAAGCAGGGCCTGCTCGAGGTGGCGGACCAGGGCACCCTCTTCCTGGACGAGATTGGCGACATGGACGTGGCCGTCCAGCCCAAGCTCCTCAAGGTCCTGGAGGAGCAGCGCTTCCGGCGCCTGGGCGACGTGAAGGACAGGCGCGTGGACGTGCGCCTCATCGCCGCCACCCACCAGGACCTGGGCGCCGCCGCGCGCGAGAAGCGCTTCCGCAGCGACCTCTACTTCCGCATCAGCACCCTCATCCTCCACGTCCCCGCGCTGCGCGAGCGCCCCGAGGACATCCCCGTCGTCGCCCAGCACTTCCTCGGGGAGCTGGGCAAGGCCCGGGGCCGCGGCGCCGTGGGCCTGCTGCCGGACGCCGAGACGGCCCTGGTGCGCTACCCCTGGCCCGGCAACATCCGCGAGCTGCGCAACGTGCTGGAGCGCGCCGTGCTGCTGTCCGGCGGCGGCCCCCTGTCCCGGAGCGACCTGCGCTTCGAGGCTCCCTCCGACGAAGCCAGCGCCGACGAGGACCTCACCCTCGAGGAGCTGGAGCGCCGCCACATCGAGCGCGTGCTGCGCCGCGAGAATGGCCACGTGGAGCGCGCCGCCGCCCGGCTCGGCATCCCCCGCTCCTCCCTCTATGAGCGCCTGAAACGTTTGGGCATCAACCGATCCGGATTCCAGAAGTCGGATCCGTAA
- a CDS encoding SRPBCC family protein: MKAAWWGIGGMGMGMGLMYWADPRSGRWRRSHLQGRAVHAVHEASAAVGIIARDLSHRTRGLFFESFRKLRARPVDDLTLEERVRAALGRVCSHPGAIRVSARNGLVVLEGSILVGELKRVVPRLGRVRGVRGVDNRLSPFTEPGSRPDLQGGVPRRGEAWAFMQGHWSPTSRLFGALGGLALAGWGLGQRGIIGTLASLGGGMLGIRAFTNLDLKRLTGVGADVRAISLHKDLTVNAPVEEVFAFWSAMHNFPRFMTHVDEVRVGPEGRSTWKVRGPAGTHFEWDAIVTKRIPNRLLAWRSVEGTLVKNAGVIHFEPTPNGGTRVDIRLSYNPPAGAVGHAFAKLLGADPKKQMDDDLLRFKSLLERGKATGHETVTRDQVAPDREWWPTPH; this comes from the coding sequence ATGAAGGCTGCCTGGTGGGGAATCGGTGGCATGGGGATGGGCATGGGATTGATGTACTGGGCCGACCCGCGAAGTGGCCGCTGGCGGCGCTCCCACCTGCAAGGCAGGGCCGTCCACGCGGTGCATGAGGCCAGCGCCGCCGTGGGAATCATCGCCCGCGACCTGTCCCACCGCACGCGCGGCCTCTTCTTCGAGTCCTTCCGCAAGCTGCGCGCCCGGCCCGTGGACGACCTGACGCTGGAGGAGCGCGTCCGCGCGGCGCTGGGCCGCGTGTGCTCGCATCCCGGCGCCATCCGGGTCTCCGCGAGGAACGGCCTGGTGGTGCTGGAGGGCTCCATCCTCGTCGGCGAGCTGAAGCGCGTGGTGCCCCGCCTCGGCCGCGTGCGCGGGGTGCGCGGGGTGGACAACCGGCTGTCGCCCTTCACGGAGCCCGGAAGCCGCCCGGACCTGCAGGGCGGGGTGCCCCGGCGCGGCGAGGCCTGGGCCTTCATGCAGGGCCACTGGTCTCCCACGTCGCGGCTGTTCGGCGCGCTCGGAGGCCTGGCGCTCGCGGGCTGGGGGCTCGGGCAGCGGGGCATCATCGGCACGCTGGCGAGCCTGGGCGGGGGGATGCTCGGCATCCGCGCCTTCACCAACCTGGACCTGAAGCGGCTCACCGGTGTGGGCGCGGACGTGCGTGCCATCTCGCTCCACAAGGACCTCACGGTGAATGCCCCTGTCGAGGAGGTCTTCGCCTTCTGGAGCGCGATGCACAACTTCCCCCGCTTCATGACGCACGTCGATGAGGTCCGCGTGGGCCCGGAGGGGCGCTCGACCTGGAAGGTGCGCGGCCCCGCGGGCACGCACTTCGAATGGGACGCCATCGTCACCAAGCGCATCCCCAACCGGCTGCTCGCGTGGCGCAGCGTGGAGGGCACCCTGGTGAAGAACGCTGGCGTCATCCACTTCGAGCCCACGCCCAACGGAGGCACGCGGGTGGACATCCGCCTCTCGTACAACCCGCCGGCGGGCGCCGTGGGCCACGCCTTCGCGAAGCTGCTGGGCGCCGACCCCAAGAAGCAGATGGACGACGACCTGCTGCGCTTCAAGTCGCTGCTGGAGCGCGGCAAGGCCACCGGCCACGAGACGGTGACGCGCGACCAGGTCGCTCCGGACCGCGAGTGGTGGCCGACGCCCCACTGA
- a CDS encoding type VI immunity family protein encodes MNDPFPHIRLCSHFDGYQYMLLRDSVNITFYLRRAHCEVMHAVLDALEAFRRAIGTKSSGYYLDYEGSLQELDANGWAFVRTELLRPEGARLTLMEVPDSSTFGHEVLYRGLPLDSPEFNATPEELTTLTFWLRTEYLEEHGPARVRELALELGARLPFNSGHAGLCFHFNEDLLGMTHKVREWCFKYPGLGIPDLRRANSDMGTRVNGVHWLTFLGQPVLGELGGAAGLRSHLRSPETTVQELEGDRAVVTLGRCPVAGDTEPERTLAPYRELARVLEPWLFLGRRPWSGFTEEDMRRWERRFLD; translated from the coding sequence ATGAACGACCCATTTCCACATATCCGTCTCTGCTCGCACTTCGACGGCTATCAGTACATGCTCCTCAGGGACAGCGTGAACATCACCTTCTACCTGCGACGTGCGCACTGCGAGGTCATGCACGCCGTCCTTGACGCCCTGGAGGCATTTCGGCGCGCCATCGGTACGAAGTCTTCAGGGTACTACCTGGACTACGAAGGCTCTCTGCAGGAACTGGATGCGAATGGATGGGCGTTCGTTCGGACCGAGCTGTTGCGACCTGAAGGCGCCCGACTCACCCTGATGGAAGTACCGGATTCAAGCACCTTCGGTCATGAAGTCCTGTACCGCGGCCTGCCGCTCGACTCCCCCGAATTCAATGCCACTCCTGAGGAACTGACCACACTCACCTTCTGGCTACGCACCGAGTATCTGGAGGAACACGGTCCGGCCCGAGTGCGCGAGCTGGCACTGGAGCTCGGCGCCAGGCTTCCATTCAACTCCGGCCATGCGGGCCTCTGCTTCCACTTCAACGAGGACCTGCTCGGGATGACCCACAAGGTCCGCGAGTGGTGCTTCAAGTACCCGGGGCTGGGCATTCCAGACCTGAGACGTGCAAACAGCGACATGGGGACCCGGGTGAACGGAGTGCACTGGCTGACCTTCCTGGGCCAGCCCGTGCTCGGAGAGTTGGGCGGCGCGGCGGGACTGCGCTCCCATCTGCGCTCCCCCGAGACCACCGTGCAGGAGTTGGAAGGCGACCGTGCCGTCGTCACCCTCGGCCGGTGTCCCGTAGCGGGTGACACCGAGCCGGAGCGCACGCTGGCCCCATACCGCGAGCTCGCACGCGTGCTGGAGCCCTGGCTCTTCCTCGGCCGCCGGCCCTGGAGCGGCTTCACCGAGGAGGACATGCGCCGCTGGGAGCGCCGGTTCCTCGACTGA
- a CDS encoding protoglobin domain-containing protein, translated as MSETLFEELKRYVGFSPEDERALVGLHPIVKSHFPRIARVFYDRILEHEGARQALEGGESQVGHLRGTLQVWMDQLLSGPWDEAYFELRCRIGRMHVRISLPQHYMFGAMNILRRELNALVDEAYLGQPDSLRVARAALGKILDLELAIMLHTYREDLLTQQARIERLSTFGQLVGSIGHELRNPLGVIETSLYILRGRPGAVDERTAKHLDRIGDQVSIANRIVTDLLDMIRDRPLQRQDVWLDEVWQEALKAVQRPESVTVHAEGLVSLPAVRGDAGQLRQVFVNLLENAVQALEETGGSVSLTASTPEPGVAELVLEDSGPGVSDSIRRRLFEPLMTTKARGIGLGLPLVRRILERHGGSIAYSPRDGAGARFVLRLPLTPVEDAHAPVPSAG; from the coding sequence ATGTCGGAAACCTTGTTCGAGGAATTGAAGCGGTACGTGGGCTTCAGCCCGGAAGACGAGCGCGCGCTCGTCGGCCTGCACCCCATCGTGAAGTCCCACTTCCCGCGCATCGCCCGCGTCTTCTACGACCGCATCCTGGAGCACGAGGGCGCTCGCCAGGCGCTGGAAGGCGGGGAGAGTCAGGTCGGCCACCTGCGGGGCACCCTCCAGGTGTGGATGGACCAGCTGCTGAGCGGCCCCTGGGACGAGGCGTACTTCGAGCTGCGCTGCCGCATCGGCCGCATGCACGTGCGCATCTCGCTGCCCCAGCACTACATGTTCGGCGCGATGAACATCCTGCGGCGGGAGCTCAACGCCCTCGTCGACGAGGCGTACCTCGGGCAGCCGGACTCGCTGCGCGTGGCCCGCGCCGCGCTGGGGAAGATCCTGGACCTGGAGCTGGCCATCATGCTCCACACCTACCGCGAGGACCTGCTGACCCAGCAGGCGCGCATCGAGCGGCTGTCCACCTTCGGCCAGCTCGTGGGCTCCATCGGCCACGAGCTGCGCAACCCGCTGGGCGTCATTGAGACCTCGCTCTACATCCTCCGCGGCCGGCCCGGCGCCGTGGACGAGCGCACCGCGAAGCACCTGGACCGCATCGGCGACCAGGTCTCCATCGCCAACCGCATCGTCACCGACCTGCTGGACATGATTCGCGACCGGCCCCTGCAGCGGCAGGACGTCTGGCTGGACGAGGTCTGGCAGGAGGCGCTCAAGGCGGTACAGCGGCCGGAGTCCGTCACGGTCCACGCGGAGGGCCTGGTCTCGCTGCCGGCGGTGCGGGGAGACGCGGGCCAGCTGCGCCAGGTGTTCGTCAACCTGCTGGAGAACGCGGTGCAGGCGCTGGAGGAGACGGGCGGCTCGGTGTCGCTCACGGCCAGCACCCCCGAGCCCGGCGTGGCGGAGCTGGTGCTGGAGGACTCGGGGCCGGGCGTGAGCGACAGCATCCGCCGCCGCCTCTTCGAGCCGCTGATGACGACGAAGGCGCGCGGCATCGGGCTCGGGCTGCCGCTCGTCAGGCGCATCCTGGAGCGGCACGGGGGCAGCATCGCCTATTCCCCTCGCGATGGCGCTGGTGCACGCTTCGTGCTCCGGCTTCCCCTCACTCCCGTGGAGGACGCTCATGCGCCAGTACCTTCTGCTGGATGA
- a CDS encoding PAS domain-containing sensor histidine kinase, translating into MQEFPSRRQLLLAVLTATVLAMLIEWAWWSTRAAGPLPRILGTAALVLVTTGTLALLLVHSRERARGERDAALRSAGDASALREAFMDVTPVGFAFFDRDLRYVHVNAALAAMNGLRPADHLGRRVTEVLPELGRLLEPRLRRALDTDTPVQDTLLQVETPAAPGEPRFWFGSYSRVRGAGGKVLGVIAALSELTERMRAEQSLQEHEGRLDVLTRSLPDYLWGGKLRGGVLRDFYCTPVIERTTGYPASAFTAPGPDGGPPPLWSDMVHPEDRARYRARLESLAPGAEAELEHRLICADGRVRWVRSRAAASALDSQHEVHVGCVVTDITDRRLADDLRQRLHDSFRRSAQEWRRTFDAVSSPLLVLGADGVVHRLNAAAIALFEGADPSGQPLVTAPHTPLRPGALLLVEELRRTHGSATREVTDPQSRRTWEVSAAWVDEAGGEDSRIILVATEVTHLLELQASLRRSETMAAMGAIVAGVAHEVRNPLFSISAVVDAVEATFGARAELKPYVDVLRGEVKRLNHLTQELFEYGRPTRGEWVQGPVRPVVEDALSACALAGEQAGVSVVSQLPAELPRVRMDSRRLFHVFRNVLENAVQHSPPGTHVHVAMEAVVEAGREWVRCTVRDGGPGFREEDLPHVFEPFFSKRRGGTGLGLSIVQRILEEHQGVIRLGNHSAGGAEVTLLLPAVSSPPAVQSVDSLAS; encoded by the coding sequence ATGCAAGAGTTCCCCTCCCGCCGCCAGCTGCTCCTGGCCGTCCTCACGGCCACGGTCCTCGCCATGCTCATCGAGTGGGCCTGGTGGAGCACGCGGGCCGCGGGTCCCCTGCCCCGCATCCTCGGCACCGCCGCGCTGGTGCTCGTCACCACCGGCACCCTGGCCCTGCTGCTCGTCCACTCGCGGGAGCGCGCGCGCGGTGAGCGGGACGCCGCCCTGCGCAGCGCCGGAGACGCCAGCGCCCTGCGCGAAGCCTTCATGGACGTCACCCCCGTGGGCTTCGCCTTCTTCGACCGCGACCTGCGCTACGTCCACGTCAACGCCGCGCTGGCCGCGATGAACGGCCTGCGCCCCGCCGACCACCTGGGCCGCCGCGTCACCGAGGTGCTGCCGGAGCTGGGCCGCCTCCTCGAGCCCCGCCTCCGGCGCGCCCTCGACACGGACACCCCCGTCCAGGACACCCTCCTCCAGGTGGAGACGCCCGCCGCCCCCGGAGAGCCCCGCTTCTGGTTCGGCAGCTACTCGCGCGTGCGCGGCGCCGGCGGTAAGGTGCTCGGCGTCATCGCCGCCCTGTCCGAGCTCACCGAGCGCATGCGCGCGGAGCAGAGCCTCCAGGAGCACGAGGGCCGCCTCGACGTCCTCACCCGCTCGCTCCCCGACTACCTCTGGGGCGGCAAGCTGCGCGGCGGCGTGCTGCGCGACTTCTACTGCACGCCCGTCATCGAGCGCACCACCGGCTACCCCGCCTCCGCCTTCACCGCGCCCGGCCCCGACGGCGGCCCTCCGCCCCTCTGGTCGGACATGGTCCACCCCGAGGACCGCGCCCGCTACCGCGCGCGCCTCGAGTCCCTCGCGCCCGGCGCGGAGGCGGAGCTGGAGCACCGCCTCATCTGCGCCGACGGTCGCGTGCGCTGGGTGCGCAGCCGCGCCGCCGCCTCCGCGCTCGACTCCCAGCACGAGGTGCACGTCGGCTGCGTCGTCACCGACATCACCGACCGGCGCCTCGCCGACGACCTGCGCCAGCGCCTCCACGACAGCTTCCGCCGCTCCGCCCAGGAGTGGCGCCGCACCTTCGACGCCGTCTCCTCGCCGCTGCTCGTGCTCGGCGCGGACGGAGTCGTCCACCGCCTCAACGCCGCCGCCATCGCCCTCTTCGAGGGAGCGGACCCGTCCGGCCAGCCGCTCGTCACCGCGCCCCACACCCCGCTGCGTCCCGGCGCCCTGCTCCTGGTGGAGGAGCTGCGCCGCACCCACGGCAGCGCCACCCGCGAGGTGACGGACCCGCAGTCGCGCCGCACCTGGGAGGTGTCCGCCGCGTGGGTGGACGAGGCCGGCGGCGAGGACTCGCGCATCATCCTGGTGGCCACCGAGGTGACACACCTGCTGGAGCTGCAGGCGAGCCTGCGCCGCAGCGAGACGATGGCCGCGATGGGCGCCATCGTCGCCGGCGTGGCCCACGAGGTGCGCAACCCCCTCTTCTCCATCTCCGCCGTGGTGGACGCGGTGGAGGCCACCTTCGGCGCCCGCGCGGAGCTCAAGCCCTATGTGGACGTGCTGCGCGGCGAGGTGAAGCGCCTCAACCACCTCACGCAGGAGCTGTTCGAGTACGGCCGGCCCACCCGCGGCGAGTGGGTGCAGGGCCCGGTGCGCCCGGTGGTGGAGGACGCCCTGTCCGCGTGCGCGCTGGCCGGTGAGCAGGCCGGTGTCTCCGTCGTGTCCCAGCTGCCGGCGGAGCTGCCCCGCGTGCGCATGGACTCGCGGCGCCTGTTCCACGTCTTCCGCAACGTGCTGGAGAACGCGGTGCAGCACTCGCCCCCGGGCACCCACGTCCATGTGGCCATGGAGGCCGTGGTCGAGGCGGGCCGCGAGTGGGTGCGCTGCACGGTGCGCGACGGCGGGCCCGGCTTCCGCGAGGAGGACCTGCCCCACGTCTTCGAGCCCTTCTTCAGCAAGCGCCGGGGCGGCACCGGCCTGGGCCTGTCCATCGTCCAGCGCATCCTCGAGGAGCACCAGGGCGTCATCCGCCTGGGCAACCACTCCGCGGGGGGCGCCGAAGTCACCCTCCTCCTTCCGGCGGTTTCCTCGCCTCCCGCCGTGCAGTCCGTAGACTCCCTGGCCTCATGA
- a CDS encoding TPM domain-containing protein: MRAWLSWVVLACVFGTPALGITVDAVPRPPRGTWSVDTTGKLSADTRAEVNRLGAELDAQGRGQLAVVVVDTTSGRGSRDFALTLFNRWGIGHAGVDDGALLFIALSDRKAEIILGDGVDGPRDQAASDALMSGTIIPAFKRGDPDGAVRDGARGLHQLLQQSELFNPSAATASGEQDTQALPPQEAPYIPGTVPSSYESVYAPEPTSSTPDVGLLAGGVGVLGAAGLAGRALLRRRPRKCRACGGKRERLDEAADDDHIDAGQRREEKLGSVDYDVWWCNPCEDAVVERYGTLFTRYARCAQCRYVTSDKTTRTLRAATYDHGGEVEVTLRCKHCGNVSTSRHSTPRLTRSSSSSSSGSRSSSSSFGGGRSSGGGSSGSW; this comes from the coding sequence ATGCGCGCATGGCTGAGCTGGGTGGTGCTGGCGTGTGTCTTCGGCACGCCGGCCCTGGGCATCACGGTGGATGCGGTTCCCCGTCCTCCGAGGGGCACGTGGTCGGTGGACACGACGGGGAAGCTCTCCGCCGACACCCGGGCGGAGGTGAACCGGCTCGGCGCCGAGCTGGACGCTCAGGGACGCGGCCAGCTCGCCGTGGTGGTGGTGGACACCACCAGTGGCCGTGGCTCGCGCGACTTCGCCCTGACCCTCTTCAACCGGTGGGGCATCGGCCACGCCGGGGTGGATGACGGCGCGCTGCTCTTCATCGCGCTGTCGGACCGCAAGGCGGAGATCATCCTCGGCGATGGCGTGGACGGCCCGCGCGACCAGGCGGCCAGCGACGCGCTGATGTCGGGGACCATCATTCCCGCCTTCAAGCGCGGCGACCCGGACGGCGCGGTGCGCGACGGCGCCAGGGGCCTGCACCAGCTCCTCCAGCAGTCGGAGCTGTTCAACCCGTCGGCCGCCACCGCGAGCGGCGAGCAGGATACCCAGGCCCTTCCACCCCAGGAGGCACCGTACATCCCCGGCACCGTCCCCTCTTCGTACGAGTCCGTGTACGCGCCCGAGCCCACCTCCTCGACTCCGGACGTCGGGCTGTTGGCCGGGGGCGTGGGCGTGCTCGGCGCGGCGGGCCTGGCCGGCCGGGCGCTGCTGCGGAGGCGCCCACGCAAGTGCCGTGCGTGTGGCGGCAAGCGGGAGCGGCTGGACGAAGCGGCGGATGACGACCACATCGACGCGGGCCAGCGGCGGGAGGAGAAGTTGGGCTCGGTGGACTACGACGTCTGGTGGTGCAACCCCTGCGAGGACGCCGTGGTGGAGCGCTACGGGACGCTCTTCACGCGCTACGCGCGCTGCGCGCAGTGCAGATATGTGACGTCGGACAAGACGACCCGGACCCTGCGCGCCGCCACGTACGACCATGGCGGCGAGGTGGAGGTGACGCTGCGCTGCAAGCACTGCGGCAACGTGTCCACCTCGCGCCACAGCACGCCCCGCCTCACCCGCTCCAGCTCGTCCTCCAGCAGCGGCAGCCGCTCCTCCTCGTCCTCCTTCGGTGGCGGGCGCTCCTCGGGGGGTGGCTCCAGCGGGAGCTGGTAG